AGTTGAAGGCGGGTCAAACGGTACTCGTGCAGGGCGGAGCCGGCGGCGTCGGACATGTTTCCGTTCAGTTGGCCATTGCGATGGGCGCACGGGTGTTTGCAACGGTCAGCGAAAGGGACTCGGACCTGATCAAGGCGTATGGCGCCACACCCATCGACTATCGTGCGAATTCGGTCGACAAGTATGTCGAGGCGCTTACCCAGGGCGAAGGGTTCGATCTCGTCGCGGATACAGTGGGCGGTGCCTCGCTGGATGCATCGTTCAAGGCGGTTAAACAGTTCGGCCACGTTGTCAGCGCATTGGGCTGGGGAACGCATGCGCTGGCGCCGCTGTCGTTCCGCGAAGCCACGTATTCGGGCGTGTTCACGCTGTCTGCGCTGCTCACCGGGAAACATCGCGAGCACCACGGCGAGATGCTGCGGATTGCGACGCAACTCATCGAGGAAGGCAAGCTGATGCCGAAACTGGACCCGCGTAGCTTCGACCTCGGCAACGCGGAGCTCGGCTACAAGGCAATCGTCGATGCGACCAACACCGGAAAGATCGTCGTCGACGTGGAGTGAGACTTGGGTGGACATCGGGCGAAGACGAAACGGGTCGCGCAGGCGCGGGATTTCGTGAAAAATAGCGTGGCGTCGCACAGATAGCCACGCGCCATCGTTTTCGTCGATGCCCTGCCGCGCAGCGAGGCCGGCAGTGCAAACGCTGCGCGTTGCGAACGATGACATCGCCCCCATTTCTTGTCGGAGACATACCGCATGGCCGCCTCTTTTATCGAAGTCGTCGCCCAGGATGGCGGCCGGTTCAACGCCTACGTCGCGCGTCCGGCGCAAGGGTCGGGTCCGGGACTCGTGCTGCTGCAGGAAATTTTCGGTATCAACGACAGCATGAAGGCGACGGCCGACCGCTTCGCCGAAGAAGGTTACGTGGTGCTAGTGCCGGATCTGTTCTGGCGCATCAAACCGGGCATCGCGCTCGGTTATGGCGAAGCCGACATGAAACAGGCACTCGACTATCTCGGCCAGTTCGACACAGACCTTGCCATCGACGATATCGCCGCCACGATCGCGGCGTTGCGCGCCCTGCCCGAACAGGCGGGCAAAGTCGGCACGGTGGGTTACTGCCTTGGCGGCAAGCTCGCGTTCCTGAGCGCCGCGCGCACCGATGTCGACTGCGCGGTCAGCTACTACGGTGTGGGCCTCGAGGCGTACCTGGACGAAGTGCCGGCGATTCGCTGCCCGATGGTGTTTCACTTCCCCGAAAACGACTCGCACTGCCCGCCGCCAACCCGCGAGCGGATCAGCGCCGCGTTGCGCACGCGGCCGCAAATCGAGCAATACGTGTACCCGGGTTGCGATCACGCATTCGCCGCGCCGGCGCGCGCACAATACGACAAACCCGCCGCGATGATGGCGTACTCGCGCACGCTCGCGCTGCTGCGCAAGGTGCTCGGTCCGGTCTACGATCTCAACGCGCTGTGGGAAGCTCACTGCTACCACGAGTTCGCCACGCGCGACGTGGATGCGGTCATGCCGACCATGGTCGCGCAGCCCTACGTCAATCACGTTCCGACCATGACGGGTGGAGTCGGCCACGACAATCTGAAGCGCTTCTATACGCATCACTTCGTCAACTCGAATCCCGTCGATACGAAGCTGATTCCGATTTCGCGGACCATCGGTGCGGATCGCATCGTCGACGAATTTATTTTTAGCTGCACGCATAGCTGCGAAATCGACTGGCTGCTGCCCGGCGTCGCGCCGACCGGTAAGTATTTCGAGGTGCCGATGCTGGCAGTCGTGTGCTTTCGCGGCGACAAGCTCTATAACGAGCACATCTATTGGGATCAGGCTTCCGTACTCGTGCAGGTCGGCTTGCTGAACCCCGAGGGACTGCCCGTCGCCGGGATCGAAAGCGCGCGCAAGCTGCTCGACGAAACGCTGCCCTCGAATCAGTTGATGGGCAGCAAGTCACGCGTGTGAGCGACGACTAGAGGCCCGCCTCTGCACAACGTCCTTATGATGTGACACTTCATTGGCCAAGATCCCTAACCCATGCTGACCGTTCATCATCTGAACAACTCCCGCTCGCAACGCGTCTTGTGGCTGCTCGAAGAACTTGGCGTTCCCTATGAGATCAAGCGTTACGAGCGCGATCCGAAAACGATGCTCGCGCCGCCCGAGTTGCGCGCGGTGCATCCGCTCGGCAAGTCGCCCGTCATTACCGACGATGGGCAGACAATCGCCGAATCGGGCGCGATCATCGAGTACCTGATCGGCAAATACGGGCAGGGACGCTTTGCGCCGGCGCCGGGCACGCCAGAGCGGCTGCGCTACACCTACTGGCTGCACTACGCGGAAGGTTCGGCGATGCCGCCCTTGCTGCTCAAGCTCGTGGCGCTGCGTATTGCCAGCGCGCCGATGCCGTTCTTCGCGAAGCCGATTGCCCGCAAGATCGCCGCCACGCTGCAATCGAGTTTCATCGATCCGCAGTTGAAACTGCACCTTGGCTATATCAATCAGGAATTGGGCAAAACCGGCTGGTTCGTCGGCAACGATTTCACCGCGGCGGACGTGCAGATGAGTTTCCCGCTCGAAGCCGCCACGGCCCGCGGCGGCATGGAAGGACAGATTCCGGCGGTGGTCGATTTTCTCAAGCGCATTCATGCAAGACCGGCTTATCAGCGGGCGCTGGAGTGTGGCGGGAAGTACGAACTGCTCGGCGGCGATTGAGATCGGCGCGGCCCTGGAACTCGTAGTTGTTGGCCCAAAGTCGCGGATGCTAGACTGAAAAGTCTCATTGTCGTCAACGCTGTGTTGTCAACGGGTCGTCAACGAGTCGCCAACTGGTTGGTCGGCATTGCGCCGGGTTGTGTTTCTTTTGGCGCGTTGCCGACTTCAGCAGCGGCGCGTCCGGCATCCGGTCCACCAGCGCCAAAGGAGCCGCCTGCATGACCCATTCCATCCACGGCAACAAACGCTGGCTCGCACTGGTCGTGCTGTGCCTGGGCGTGCTCATGATCGTGCTCGATACCACGATCGTGAACGTTGCGCTGCCGTCCATCGCGGCGGATCTCGGCTTTACCGAGACTTCCCTCGTGTGGGTAGTCAATGCGTACATGCTGACGTTTGGCGGCTGTCTGCTGCTGGGTGGACGGCTCGGTGATCTGTATGGGCATCGCAAGCTGTTTCTTATCGGCATTACTTTGTTTACGCTCGCGTCGCTTGCTTGCGGGATTTCGAACTCGCAGGCGCTGCTGGTGTGTGCGCGTGCGGTTCAAGGCGTGGCGGGCGCCATCGTCTCGGCGGTTTCGCTGTCGCTCATCATGAATCTGTTCACCGAACCCGGCGAGCGCGCGAAAGCGATGGGCGTGTACGGGTTTGTGTGCGCGGGCGGCGGCAGCATCGGCGTGTTGCTCGGTGGGCTGCTGACCAATCTGCTGAACTGGCATTGGATCTTTCTCGTCAATCTGCCCATTGGTATTGCCGTGTACGCGCTCTGTGTCGCGCTGTTGCCTTCCGCGCGCGGTCATGCGCATGGCGAGCGACTCGATGTGGCCGGCGCAGTCTCCGTCACCGTTTCGCTGATGCTGGCTGTGTACGCCGTGGTGAATGGGAATGAAGCCGGATGGACTTCGGCGCAGACGCTCGGTTTGCTGTTTGCGGCGCTGGCTCTGCTGGCCGTGTTCCTGGTGATTGAATCGCGCGTGCAGCATCCGTTGATGCCGCTTGGCCTGTTCCGCCTGCGTAATGTCGCGACGGCAAATGTGGTCGGGGTGCTGTGGGCGGCGGCGATGTTCGCCTGGTTCTTTATCTCTGCGCTCTATCTGCAGCGTGTGCTCGGCTATCGCCCGTTGCAGGTCGGGCTTGCGTTTCTGCCGGCTAATCTGATTATGGGCTTCTTTTCGCTCGGGTTGTCGGCGCGGGTGGTGATGCGGTTTGGACTGCGTATTCCACTGGCCGCGGGACTGCTGGTCGCGGCTTGCGGTCTTGCGTTGTTCGCTCGCGCGCCGGTTGGCGGCAGTTTTGTGCTCGATGTCATGCCGGGGATGATTCTGCTGGGCTTCGGCGCAGGTATTGCGTTTAACCCGATGCTCCTCGCGGCTATGAGCGATGTCGATCCGAGTGATTCAGGGCTCGCGTCGGGGATCGTCAATACGTCGTTCATGATGGGTGGGGCGCTCGGGCTTGCGGTGCTGGCGAGTCTTGCCGCGGCGCGGAGTGAGGCAGTGCAGGCGTCGTCTGCGGATGCCGTGGCCGCGCTGAATAGCGGGTATCACGTCGCGTTTTTGTTTGGGGCGATTTTTGCGGCGGTGGCGGGGATTTTGGGCGGGGTGTTGTTGCGGACGGGGCACGCAGGAGGAACTGGGGTTCAGGAAGGTGGCCGCAGTCAGCAAGTGTCGCCCACAGATAAGACTGCAACAGAAAGTTATTGAGCGGCCAGCTATGACACACTTAGCCTGGTCCCCTCGCCGAACGGCCTCGACGTCTAGTCGATCGGATCATACGTCATGCTCATGTATTGCTTGATGTCCGGCTGGCCTAGTGCAATCAAGCTGAACATGGCTGCTCCAAGCCGTCGCGCGAACGCGTCGTCAAGCTTGAAATCGAACTCATCCAGCGTTATCGGCATTTCGAGTTTTCCGGCGACGATTGTAGTCAGCCTGGCCGGGTCAACTGCCTGCACGATCAACTGTTGGCGATCTTCTGCATAGGTCACAATTATCGAGTAGGGCATATGCTTGACCATCAGTATCCTCTGCACTGGTTGTAATTTCCGAATGCATTCTGCTTGCACTGGGCGACGCCACGCGCCCCGAGCGCACCTTCTGCGCCGCCGTGACTTCCAGGGAAATACAAATGTGTGGAAATCCGATAATTCTTAAATAGTTGTGACGTCGTTTTGTTCCTACAAACACACCGTCAATGGAGAAGCAATCCGTAGGAAAACACTCGCCTTTTCACCAGACATGGCTGAATCACGGCGATGACTATGGGAATGGCAGAACGCCCGGAATCCGCGACAACGCATCCTCAAAGAGAGACGACTCGCGTGTCGTTTATGATGAGCAGGTACGTTGACGTCTCGCGATGCAGACGAGTTTCGCAGCGACGGCAGTCATTCGTCATGCTTGGCATCTGAAAACCGCAATCCCGATCAAACACGGCTGCCCGCGTCCCGCTATGCTGGTTCCATGCTGACATGAGAGTCCACATGAACCCCGTTGGAAAAGCGCTCTGGTTTATCGAAAGCCACTTCGCCCGCGAATTGACGCTCGACGAGATCGCCAACTGCGGATGCGTGTCGCGCTTTCATCTGGCGAGGGCTTTCGAAGCGGCCACGGGGTTTTCGGTGATGCGCTATGTGCGCGGGCGTCGCTTGAGCGAAGCGGCGCGTCGGCTGGCAGGCGGCGCGCCGGATATCCTCGCGGTCGCCATCGACGCCGGTTACGGTTCTCACGAGGCATTCACGCGTGCATTTCGCGAGCAATTCGGGCTCACGCCCGACGCGCTGCGCGCGCGTGGTCATCTCGACAATCTCGCCCTCGTGGAGCCGATCAAAATGGACGAAACCCTGCTTACCCATCTCGAACCGCCGCGCTTTGAAGACGGCAAAGCGTTTCTCGTCGCGGGTCTGAGCGAGCGCTACACCAGCGAAACCTGTGCCGCGATTCCGTCGCAGTGGCAGCGGTTTGGTCACTACTTCGGCAAGGTGCCGGGGCAGATCGGCAATGTGGCGTATGGCGTTTGCTATAACGCGGACGACAGTGGCAATATCGATTATCTGTGCGGTGTTGAAGTGAGCGACTTCTCGGCATTGCCGGCTGAGCTGAGCCGTTTGCGCATTTCGCCGCAGCGGTATGCAGTGTTCAGCCATCGCGAGCATGTTTCGACTATCCGGCGCACGTGGAATACGATCTGGAATCAGTGGCTGCCGGCATCGGGCCATATTCCTGCCGACGCGCCGAATTTTGAGCGCTACGACGAGAAGTTCGATCCCGTCAGTGGGATGGGCGGCCTTGAGATCTGGTTGCCATTGAAGAGCTGAGGCGCCGCACACTCGTCCCGGTGAAGCATGTGGCGGGTGCGTCGCCGGTAAGCCCGCGATCGGCTGACAGGATGGGCGCCGTGCAACCGATGTGCCCATCCATATGCCTGCTCGTTTCTCCGCGCCTACCGTGTCCAATTCGGTTTGAGTGACGACAATGATGCACGCCGCCGTGAGATTGCTGACCATTGTCACCCTGCTTCTGGGTCTGATGGCCCCGTCCGTCTTCGCGGCCAATGTCGGCTTTGAGGAGGTCAAGATACCGAATGGTGCTGAGGCGCCGCTCACTGCCGGCATCTGGTATCCGACTAATGCGCCGGCGACGCCACACGTCTTGGGCAATTTCACCCAGACTGTGGCAGCGGACGCACCCATCGCTGGCAATCGCCTGCCACTCGTGGTGATGTCGCACGGCGGCGGAAGCTGGTACGGCGGTCATGACGATACGGCTCTCGCGTTGGCTCACGCAGGCTTCGTCGTGGCAGCGCTCAGTCACGCCGGTGACACTTTCGACGATCAGAGCAGGGTGCTGCAACTGTGGCGCCGTCCTGCCCAGCTTCACGGGCTGGTTGATTACATGCTCGACAAGTGGCACGGGCACGCACAGTTGGATGCGGCGCGCGTCGGTGCGTTTGGCTTTTCCAACGGCGGCTTCACCGTGCTCGTGGCGCTAGGTGGTGTCCCGGATCTTTCGACAATCGCCCCGTTTTGCGAGGCTCATCCGGATCAGGATCTGTGTGAAGCCCTCGAGCACGCCGGCGTCGACCTCCATATCGGCGCGAATGTCCCCGCCGACGCCTGGGTCCACGATCCGCGCATCAGGGCCGCCGTTATCGTGGCGCCCGCGTTCGGGTTTGCGTTCAGCGGCGCGAGACTAAGCGGCGTTCGCGCCCCGGTCCAGCTCTGGAGCGCTGCCGACGATCGTCATCAGCCGCATCCCTACTATGACGAGGCCGTGCGCGACAACTTGCCCCACGCGCCCGACTTTCACGTTGTTGCCAACGCAGGCCACTACGACTTCCTGCCCCCCTGCGATGCGCGTCTTTCCCGGCCACGGCCGGAAATTTGCAGCAGCCTGCCGAGCTTCGACCGCGAGGCGTTTCATGAGCAATTCAACGCCGACGTGGTGCGGTTCTTTGAGGCAACGTTGCGATAGGAAACTTATCTTCTCGCCACGCTGGCCCGTACGCGGTGCCAAATCCCTCGCAAC
Above is a genomic segment from Paraburkholderia aromaticivorans containing:
- a CDS encoding zinc-dependent alcohol dehydrogenase family protein, which encodes MTMKALVLNRYNGPLELTAVPMPKAERGQVLVRVKASGLNPLDTKIRSGNAAHAKHPLPLVLGIDMAGTIEAVGEGVTGFSVGDDVYGMTGGVGGLQGSLAQFQAVDARLLAHKPSNLSMKEAAAIPLSFITSYEGIADRAKLKAGQTVLVQGGAGGVGHVSVQLAIAMGARVFATVSERDSDLIKAYGATPIDYRANSVDKYVEALTQGEGFDLVADTVGGASLDASFKAVKQFGHVVSALGWGTHALAPLSFREATYSGVFTLSALLTGKHREHHGEMLRIATQLIEEGKLMPKLDPRSFDLGNAELGYKAIVDATNTGKIVVDVE
- a CDS encoding dienelactone hydrolase family protein, which translates into the protein MAASFIEVVAQDGGRFNAYVARPAQGSGPGLVLLQEIFGINDSMKATADRFAEEGYVVLVPDLFWRIKPGIALGYGEADMKQALDYLGQFDTDLAIDDIAATIAALRALPEQAGKVGTVGYCLGGKLAFLSAARTDVDCAVSYYGVGLEAYLDEVPAIRCPMVFHFPENDSHCPPPTRERISAALRTRPQIEQYVYPGCDHAFAAPARAQYDKPAAMMAYSRTLALLRKVLGPVYDLNALWEAHCYHEFATRDVDAVMPTMVAQPYVNHVPTMTGGVGHDNLKRFYTHHFVNSNPVDTKLIPISRTIGADRIVDEFIFSCTHSCEIDWLLPGVAPTGKYFEVPMLAVVCFRGDKLYNEHIYWDQASVLVQVGLLNPEGLPVAGIESARKLLDETLPSNQLMGSKSRV
- a CDS encoding glutathione S-transferase, with translation MLTVHHLNNSRSQRVLWLLEELGVPYEIKRYERDPKTMLAPPELRAVHPLGKSPVITDDGQTIAESGAIIEYLIGKYGQGRFAPAPGTPERLRYTYWLHYAEGSAMPPLLLKLVALRIASAPMPFFAKPIARKIAATLQSSFIDPQLKLHLGYINQELGKTGWFVGNDFTAADVQMSFPLEAATARGGMEGQIPAVVDFLKRIHARPAYQRALECGGKYELLGGD
- a CDS encoding DHA2 family efflux MFS transporter permease subunit, which translates into the protein MTHSIHGNKRWLALVVLCLGVLMIVLDTTIVNVALPSIAADLGFTETSLVWVVNAYMLTFGGCLLLGGRLGDLYGHRKLFLIGITLFTLASLACGISNSQALLVCARAVQGVAGAIVSAVSLSLIMNLFTEPGERAKAMGVYGFVCAGGGSIGVLLGGLLTNLLNWHWIFLVNLPIGIAVYALCVALLPSARGHAHGERLDVAGAVSVTVSLMLAVYAVVNGNEAGWTSAQTLGLLFAALALLAVFLVIESRVQHPLMPLGLFRLRNVATANVVGVLWAAAMFAWFFISALYLQRVLGYRPLQVGLAFLPANLIMGFFSLGLSARVVMRFGLRIPLAAGLLVAACGLALFARAPVGGSFVLDVMPGMILLGFGAGIAFNPMLLAAMSDVDPSDSGLASGIVNTSFMMGGALGLAVLASLAAARSEAVQASSADAVAALNSGYHVAFLFGAIFAAVAGILGGVLLRTGHAGGTGVQEGGRSQQVSPTDKTATESY
- a CDS encoding AraC family transcriptional regulator, producing the protein MNPVGKALWFIESHFARELTLDEIANCGCVSRFHLARAFEAATGFSVMRYVRGRRLSEAARRLAGGAPDILAVAIDAGYGSHEAFTRAFREQFGLTPDALRARGHLDNLALVEPIKMDETLLTHLEPPRFEDGKAFLVAGLSERYTSETCAAIPSQWQRFGHYFGKVPGQIGNVAYGVCYNADDSGNIDYLCGVEVSDFSALPAELSRLRISPQRYAVFSHREHVSTIRRTWNTIWNQWLPASGHIPADAPNFERYDEKFDPVSGMGGLEIWLPLKS
- a CDS encoding alpha/beta hydrolase family protein; protein product: MMHAAVRLLTIVTLLLGLMAPSVFAANVGFEEVKIPNGAEAPLTAGIWYPTNAPATPHVLGNFTQTVAADAPIAGNRLPLVVMSHGGGSWYGGHDDTALALAHAGFVVAALSHAGDTFDDQSRVLQLWRRPAQLHGLVDYMLDKWHGHAQLDAARVGAFGFSNGGFTVLVALGGVPDLSTIAPFCEAHPDQDLCEALEHAGVDLHIGANVPADAWVHDPRIRAAVIVAPAFGFAFSGARLSGVRAPVQLWSAADDRHQPHPYYDEAVRDNLPHAPDFHVVANAGHYDFLPPCDARLSRPRPEICSSLPSFDREAFHEQFNADVVRFFEATLR